A DNA window from Arachis duranensis cultivar V14167 chromosome 3, aradu.V14167.gnm2.J7QH, whole genome shotgun sequence contains the following coding sequences:
- the LOC107481065 gene encoding U-box domain-containing protein 4, whose product MESPHSPSSFPSSPSYSSSSEGQSADGIFDADEPRTPLAVRRALQLLYSGDPELQVQAARDIRRLTKTSPRCRRQLSEAVGPLVSMLRVDSSESHEPALLALLNLAVKDEKNKINIVEAGALEPIISFLKSEDLNLQESATASLLTLSASSTNKPIISASGAIPLLVDILRDGTPQAKADAVMALSNLSTYPNNLSITLQTNPIPFIVNILKTCKKSSKTAEKCCSLIESLMEYDEGRIALTLEEGGVLAVVEVLESGTLQSREHAVGALLTMCESDRCKYREPILREGVIPGLLELTVQGTPKSQSKARTLLQLLRESPYPRSEIQPDTLENIVCNIISQIDGDDQSGKAKKMLAEMVQVSMEQSLRHLQQRALVCTPTSDLPIASEVPSKS is encoded by the exons atGGAGAGTCCtcattctccttcttctttcccttcctcGCCTTCCTATTCATCCTCCTCAGAGGGCCAGAGCGCCGACGGCATCTTCGACGCCGACGAGCCCCGCACGCCCCTCGCAGTCCGCCGGGCCCTCCAGCTCCTCTACTCCGGCGACCCTGAACTCCAGGTCCAGGCAGCTCGCGACATCCGGAGGCTCACCAAGACCTCCCCCCGCTGCCGCCGACAGCTCTCTGAAGCTGTCGGTCCGCTCGTTTCCATGCTCCGAGTCGACTCGTCCGAGTCACACGAACCCGCGCTCCTCGCCTTGCTCAACCTCGCCGTCAAGGATGAAAA GAACAAAATCAATATTGTAGAGGCTGGCGCATTAGAACCCATAATCAGTTTCCTCAAGTCAGAAGATCTAAATCTGCAGGAATCTGCAACTGCATCTTTGCTCACACTCTCTGCCTCTTCAACAAACAAACCGATCATCAGCGCTAGCGGAGCCATTCCTCTTCTCGTGGACATCCTGAGAGATGGAACCCCACAAGCCAAAGCTGATGCAGTTATGGCTCTCTCTAACTTATCAACGTACCCCAATAACCTCAGCATCACCCTCCAAACAAATCCAATCCCTTTCATAGTCAACATTCTCAAAACCTGCAAGAAATCATCAAAAACAGCTGAAAAATGCTGTTCCTTGATAGAATCCTTGATGGAGTACGACGAGGGAAGAATCGCCCTGACATTGGAAGAAGGCGGCGTGCTGGCAGTTGTGGAGGTTCTTGAGAGCGGGACACTCCAGAGCAGGGAGCACGCCGTTGGAGCGCTATTGACAATGTGCGAAAGCGACAGGTGTAAATACAGGGAACCAATCCTTAGAGAAGGCGTGATCCCGGGACTTCTGGAGCTAACTGTTCAGGGGACTCCAAAGTCTCAGTCGAAGGCACGCACCCTTTTGCAGCTGCTAAGAGAGTCTCCTTACCCGAGATCTGAAATTCAGCCAGACACTCTTGAGAACATAGTGTGCAACATCATTTCACAGATTGATGGGGATGATCAATCTGGTAAAGCAAAGAAGATGCTGGCTGAGATGGTGCAAGTTAGCATGGAACAGAGTTTAAGGCATTTACAGCAAAGGGCTCTTGTATGCACACCCACAAGTGATCTTCCTATTGCTTCAGAAGTTCCTTCAAAATCAtag